Proteins encoded in a region of the Amphiprion ocellaris isolate individual 3 ecotype Okinawa chromosome 21, ASM2253959v1, whole genome shotgun sequence genome:
- the upf2 gene encoding regulator of nonsense transcripts 2 isoform X1 — MIIFLVRHPSRNLLDGVLQRFTRKPTLTADVCFATVSSMPAERKRSVNMDEKDVFAFSNKEKEKDREAERRPASARDKAKDEAKMSGKKDGGKEEKRKRLEEEKKKKEEKERRKKEEEKQKAEEEQKKKEEEEKRQQEEQERKVQEEEAKRQREEEAALLKEKEEGHQLHQEAWERHQCRKELRSKNQNAHEGRPEEAFFSRLDSSLKKNTAFVKKLRTLTEQQRDSLSNDFASLNLSKYIGEAVSSVVEAKLKISDVGCAVHLCSLFHQRYTEFAPLLLQAWKKHFEARKEDKAPNVSKLRTDLRFIAELTIVGLFTDKEGLSLIYEQLKNIIGTDRETHTHVSVVISFCKHCGDDIAGLVPRKVKLAAEKFGLGFPPSEIITTEKQQPFQNLLREYFTSLTKHLKKDHRELQNIERQNRRILHSKGELSEDRHKQYEEFATSYQKLLANTQSLADLLDENMPELPQDKTVQEEHGPGIDIFTPGKPGEYDLEGGIWEDEDARNFYENLVDLKAFVPAILFKDNEKSGQGKDKDDAKDGREAKDSASTTEELELELEALDIADEPLELEGGDEVENEELAKKLLDEQEQEDEEASTGSHLKLIVDAFIQQLPNCVNRDLIDKAAMDFCMNMNTKSNRRKLVRALFTVPRQRLDLLPFYSRLVATLHPCMSDVAEDLCSMLKGDFRFHIRKKDQINIETKNKTVRFIGELAKFKMFSKTDTLHCLKMLLSDFTHHHIEMVCTLLETCGRFLFRSPDSHLRTSVLLEQMMRKKQAQHLDARYVTMVENAYYYCNPPPMEKTVKKKRPPLQEYIRKLLYKDLSKVTTEKVLRQMRKLPWQDPEVKSYLICCMVNIWNVKYNSIHCVANLLAGLVAYQEDVGIHVVDGVLEDIRLGMEVNQPKFNQRRISSAKFLGELYNYRMVESAVIFRTLFSFISFGVNQDGSPSPLDPPEHLFRIRMVCTLLDTCGQYFDRGSSKRKLDCFLIYFQRYIWWKKSLDVWTKDHPFPIDIDYMISDTLELLRPKMRLSCSLDEATKHVTDLEREVLVKLGLAMEKDGRSSAMSEGEVLDEEDDDDDEEGGAETEEQSGNESEMNEQEEDEGSENEEEEREEEDEENTDYLTDSNKENETDEENNEVTIRGGGLKHVACAEDEDFIQALDKMMLENLQQRSGEAVKVHQLDVAIPLQLKSQLKKGGSGQTCIGDGESDISDTMQFVMLTRKGNKQQYKILNVPLSSHLAANHFNQQQAEQEERMRMKKLTLDINERQEQEDYQEMMQSLAQRPAPANTNRERRPRYQHPKGAPNADLIFKTGGRRR, encoded by the exons ATGATTATATTTTTAGTCAGGCATCCTTCGCGGAACCTACTAGACGGGGTCCTGCAGCGGTTCACACGGAAACCAACGCTAACGGCCGATGTTTGTTTTGCTACAGTTAGCAG TATGCCTGCTGAACGCAAGCGCTCAGTAAACATGGATGAAAAAGACGTCTTCGCCTTcagcaacaaagaaaaagagaaggacCGAGAGGCTGAGAGACGACCAGCGTCGGCTCGAGACAAAGCAAAAGACGAGGCCAAGATGAGCGGCAAGAAAGACGGCGgcaaggaggagaagaggaagcggctcgaggaggaaaagaagaagaaggaggagaaggagcggaggaagaaagaggaggagaaacagaaggcggaggaggagcagaagaagaaggaggaggaggagaagaggcagCAGGAGGAGCAAGAGAGGAAGgttcaggaggaggaggccaaAAGACAACGAGAGGAGGAGGCAGCTCTCCTCAA ggagaaggaggagggtcATCAGCTGCACCAGGAGGCCTGGGAGCGCCACCAGTGCAGGAAGGAGCTCCGCAGTAAGAACCAGAACGCCCACGAGGGTCGACCTGAGGAGGCCTTCTTCAGCCGCCTGGACTCCAGCCTTAAAAAGAACACCGCCTTCGTCAAGAAGCTGCGAACGCTGACCGAGCAGCAACGAGACTCGCTGTCCAACGATTTCGCCTCGCTCAACCTCAGCAAATACATCGGAGAGGCCGTGAGCTCCGTGGTGGAAGCCAAGCTGAAGATCTCCGACGTGGGCTGCGCCGTCCACCTGTGCTCGCTCTTCCACCAGCGCTACACCGAGTTCGCtccgctgctgctgcaggccTGGAAGAAGCACTTTGAGGCCCGGAAGGAGGACAAGGCGCCCAACGTGAGCAAGCTGAGAACGGACCTTCGCTTCATCGCCGAGCTCACCATCGTCGGCCTCTTCACAGACAAAGAAGGCCTCTCGCTCATCTACGAGCAGCTGAAGAACATCATTGGCACCGACCGCGAGACCCACACCCACGTATCCGTGGTGATCAGCTTCTGCAAACACTGTGGAGATGACATCGCCGGCCTGGTGCCCCGAAAGGTGAAACTGGCGGCTGAGAAGTTCGGCCTCGGCTTCCCTCCGAGTGAAATAATCACCACCGAGAAGCAGCAGCCCTTCCAGAACCTCCTGAGGGAGTATTTCACATCCCTCACCAAACACCTGAAGAAGGACCACAGGGAGCTGCAGAACATCGAGAGACAGAACAG GCGAATCCTACATTCCAAAGGGGAGCTGAGCGAGGACCGACACAAGCAGTACGAAGAGTTTGCCACCTCGTACCAGAAACTGCTCGCCAATACTCAGTCGCTGGCTGACCTGCTGGACGAGAACATGCCGGAGCTGCCTCAGGATAAGACTGTACAGGAGG AACACGGTCCCGGCATCGACATCTTCACCCCCGGTAAACCCGGAGAGTACGACCTGGAGGGAGGAATCTGGGAGGACGAAGACGCTCGCAACTTCTACGAGAACCTGGTGGACCTGAAGGCCTTCGTCCCGGCCATCCTCTTCAAGGACAACGAGAAGAGCGGCCAGGGCAAGGACAAGGACGACGCCAAAG ACGGCAGAGAGGCGAAGGACTCGGCTAGCACCACTGAGGAACTGGAGCTGGAACTGGAAGCTCTGGACATCGCAGACGAACCTCTGGAACTGGAGGGAGGAGACGAGGTGGAAAATGAAGAACTGGCTAAAAAACTGCTGGACGAACAAG AACAAGAAGACGAGGAGGCCAGCACTGGTTCACACCTGAAGCTGATCGTAGACGCCTTCATCCAGCAGCTTCCCAACTGTGTCAACAGAGACCTCATAGACAAG GCCGCCATGGACTTCTGCATGAACATGAACACCAAATCTAACAGGAGGAAACtggtcagagctctgttcaCCGTCCCGAGACAGAG GTTGGATCTTCTGCCTTTCTACTCCCGTCTGGTGGCGACTCTTCATCCCTGCATGTCTGACGTCGCTGAGGATCTCTGCTCCATGCTGAAGGGAGACTTCAGGTTTCAT ATTCGGAAGAAGGACCAGATCAACATCGAGACGAAAAACAAAACGGTCAGATTCATCGGGGAGCTGGCCAAGTTCAAGATGTTCTCCAAGACTGACACGCTGCACTGTCTGAAG ATGCTGCTGTCTGACTTCACCCACCACCACATCGAGATGGTGTGTACGCTGCTGGAAACCTGCGGCCGCTTCCTGTTCAGATCCCCCGACTCTCACCTGAGAACCAGCGTCCTGCTG GAACAAATGATGCGTAAAAAGCAGGCCCAACATCTGGACGCGCGCTACGTGACGATGGTGGAGAACGCCTACTACTACTGCAACCCTCCACCCATGGAGAAGACggtgaagaagaagaggccTCCGCTGCAGGAATACATCCGTAAGCTGCTCTACAAAGACCTGTCCAAGGTCACCACGGAGAAGGTGCTCCGGCAGATGAGGAAGCTGCCGTGGCAGGACCCCGAGGTGAAGAGCTACCTGATCTGCTGCATGGTCAACATCTGGAACGTCAAGTACAACAGCATCCACTGCGTGGCCAACCTGCTGGCCGGCCTGGTGGCCTACCAGGAGGACGTGGGCATCCACGTGGTGGACGGAGTGCTGGAGGACATCCGGCTGGGCATGGAG GTCAACCAGCCCAAGTTCAACCAGCGTCGCATCAGCAGCGCCAAGTTCCTGGGAGAACTCTACAACTACCGCATGGTGGAGTCGGCCGTCATCTTCCGCACCCTGTTCTCCTTCATCTCCTTCGGGGTGAACCAGGACGGCAGCCCCAGTCCTCTGGACCCTCCAGAACACCTGTTCCGGATCCGGATGGTCTGCACGCTGCTGGACACCTGCGGTCAGTACTTCGACCGAGGATCCAGCAAGAGGAAGCTGGACTGTTTCCTCATCTACTTCCAG CGGTACATCTGGTGGAAGAAGAGCCTGGACGTGTGGACCAAAGACCACCCGTTCCCCATCGACATCGACTACATGATCAGCGACACTCTGGAGCTGCTGAGGCCGAAGATGAGGCTGAGCTGCTCGCTGGACGAAGCCACCAAACACGTGACCGACCTGGAGAGGGAGGTCCTCGTCAAGCTAG GTCTGGCCATGGAGAAGGACGGCCGCTCCAGCGCCATGAGCGAAGGCGAGGTGCTGGACGAGGAAGACGACGACGACGATGAAGAGGGAGGCGCCGAGACCGAGGAGCAGTCAGGCAACGAGAGCGAAATGAACGAACAGGAAGAGGAT GAAGGATCAGAGAACGAGGAAGAGGAGCGGGAGGAAGAGGACGAAGAAAACACCGACTATCTGACCGACTccaataaagaaaatgaaaccgACGAGGAGAACAAT GAGGTAACAATCCGAGGCGGTGGATTAAAACACGTCGCCTGCGCTGAAGACGAGGACTTTATTCAGGCTCTGGATAAGATGATGCTGGAGAACCTGCAG CAGCGTAGCGGCGAGGCGGTGAAGGTCCACCAGCTGGACGTGGCGATTCCTCTGCAGCTGAAGAGCCAGCTGAAGAAAGGCGGATCCGGACAGACCTGCATCGGGGACGGAGAGTCGGACATCTCAGACACCATGCAGTTCGTCATGTTGACCCGCAAAGGCAACAAGCAGCAG TATAAGATCCTGAACGTTCCGCTGTCGTCCCACCTGGCGGCAAATCACTTCAACCAGCAACAGGCCGAGCAGGAGGAACGAATGAGGATGAAGAAACTGACTCTGGACATCAATGAGAGGCAGGAACAGGAGGACTACCAGG AGATGATGCAGTCTCTGGCTCAGCGTCCGGCTCCGGCCAACACCAACCGGGAGCGCCGGCCTCGATACCAGCATCCGAAAGGAGCTCCCAACGCCGACCTCATCTTCAAGACCGGAGGAAG gAGACGCTGA
- the upf2 gene encoding regulator of nonsense transcripts 2 isoform X2, which produces MIIFLVRHPSRNLLDGVLQRFTRKPTLTADVCFATVSSMPAERKRSVNMDEKDVFAFSNKEKEKDREAERRPASARDKAKDEAKMSGKKDGGKEEKRKRLEEEKKKKEEKERRKKEEEKQKAEEEQKKKEEEEKRQQEEQERKVQEEEAKRQREEEAALLKEKEEGHQLHQEAWERHQCRKELRSKNQNAHEGRPEEAFFSRLDSSLKKNTAFVKKLRTLTEQQRDSLSNDFASLNLSKYIGEAVSSVVEAKLKISDVGCAVHLCSLFHQRYTEFAPLLLQAWKKHFEARKEDKAPNVSKLRTDLRFIAELTIVGLFTDKEGLSLIYEQLKNIIGTDRETHTHVSVVISFCKHCGDDIAGLVPRKVKLAAEKFGLGFPPSEIITTEKQQPFQNLLREYFTSLTKHLKKDHRELQNIERQNRRILHSKGELSEDRHKQYEEFATSYQKLLANTQSLADLLDENMPELPQDKTVQEEHGPGIDIFTPGKPGEYDLEGGIWEDEDARNFYENLVDLKAFVPAILFKDNEKSGQGKDKDDAKDGREAKDSASTTEELELELEALDIADEPLELEGGDEVENEELAKKLLDEQEQEDEEASTGSHLKLIVDAFIQQLPNCVNRDLIDKAAMDFCMNMNTKSNRRKLVRALFTVPRQRLDLLPFYSRLVATLHPCMSDVAEDLCSMLKGDFRFHIRKKDQINIETKNKTVRFIGELAKFKMFSKTDTLHCLKMLLSDFTHHHIEMVCTLLETCGRFLFRSPDSHLRTSVLLEQMMRKKQAQHLDARYVTMVENAYYYCNPPPMEKTVKKKRPPLQEYIRKLLYKDLSKVTTEKVLRQMRKLPWQDPEVKSYLICCMVNIWNVKYNSIHCVANLLAGLVAYQEDVGIHVVDGVLEDIRLGMEVNQPKFNQRRISSAKFLGELYNYRMVESAVIFRTLFSFISFGVNQDGSPSPLDPPEHLFRIRMVCTLLDTCGQYFDRGSSKRKLDCFLIYFQRYIWWKKSLDVWTKDHPFPIDIDYMISDTLELLRPKMRLSCSLDEATKHVTDLEREVLVKLGLAMEKDGRSSAMSEGEVLDEEDDDDDEEGGAETEEQSGNESEMNEQEEDEGSENEEEEREEEDEENTDYLTDSNKENETDEENNEVTIRGGGLKHVACAEDEDFIQALDKMMLENLQQRSGEAVKVHQLDVAIPLQLKSQLKKGGSGQTCIGDGESDISDTMQFVMLTRKGNKQQYKILNVPLSSHLAANHFNQQQAEQEERMRMKKLTLDINERQEQEDYQEMMQSLAQRPAPANTNRERRPRYQHPKGAPNADLIFKTGGRR; this is translated from the exons ATGATTATATTTTTAGTCAGGCATCCTTCGCGGAACCTACTAGACGGGGTCCTGCAGCGGTTCACACGGAAACCAACGCTAACGGCCGATGTTTGTTTTGCTACAGTTAGCAG TATGCCTGCTGAACGCAAGCGCTCAGTAAACATGGATGAAAAAGACGTCTTCGCCTTcagcaacaaagaaaaagagaaggacCGAGAGGCTGAGAGACGACCAGCGTCGGCTCGAGACAAAGCAAAAGACGAGGCCAAGATGAGCGGCAAGAAAGACGGCGgcaaggaggagaagaggaagcggctcgaggaggaaaagaagaagaaggaggagaaggagcggaggaagaaagaggaggagaaacagaaggcggaggaggagcagaagaagaaggaggaggaggagaagaggcagCAGGAGGAGCAAGAGAGGAAGgttcaggaggaggaggccaaAAGACAACGAGAGGAGGAGGCAGCTCTCCTCAA ggagaaggaggagggtcATCAGCTGCACCAGGAGGCCTGGGAGCGCCACCAGTGCAGGAAGGAGCTCCGCAGTAAGAACCAGAACGCCCACGAGGGTCGACCTGAGGAGGCCTTCTTCAGCCGCCTGGACTCCAGCCTTAAAAAGAACACCGCCTTCGTCAAGAAGCTGCGAACGCTGACCGAGCAGCAACGAGACTCGCTGTCCAACGATTTCGCCTCGCTCAACCTCAGCAAATACATCGGAGAGGCCGTGAGCTCCGTGGTGGAAGCCAAGCTGAAGATCTCCGACGTGGGCTGCGCCGTCCACCTGTGCTCGCTCTTCCACCAGCGCTACACCGAGTTCGCtccgctgctgctgcaggccTGGAAGAAGCACTTTGAGGCCCGGAAGGAGGACAAGGCGCCCAACGTGAGCAAGCTGAGAACGGACCTTCGCTTCATCGCCGAGCTCACCATCGTCGGCCTCTTCACAGACAAAGAAGGCCTCTCGCTCATCTACGAGCAGCTGAAGAACATCATTGGCACCGACCGCGAGACCCACACCCACGTATCCGTGGTGATCAGCTTCTGCAAACACTGTGGAGATGACATCGCCGGCCTGGTGCCCCGAAAGGTGAAACTGGCGGCTGAGAAGTTCGGCCTCGGCTTCCCTCCGAGTGAAATAATCACCACCGAGAAGCAGCAGCCCTTCCAGAACCTCCTGAGGGAGTATTTCACATCCCTCACCAAACACCTGAAGAAGGACCACAGGGAGCTGCAGAACATCGAGAGACAGAACAG GCGAATCCTACATTCCAAAGGGGAGCTGAGCGAGGACCGACACAAGCAGTACGAAGAGTTTGCCACCTCGTACCAGAAACTGCTCGCCAATACTCAGTCGCTGGCTGACCTGCTGGACGAGAACATGCCGGAGCTGCCTCAGGATAAGACTGTACAGGAGG AACACGGTCCCGGCATCGACATCTTCACCCCCGGTAAACCCGGAGAGTACGACCTGGAGGGAGGAATCTGGGAGGACGAAGACGCTCGCAACTTCTACGAGAACCTGGTGGACCTGAAGGCCTTCGTCCCGGCCATCCTCTTCAAGGACAACGAGAAGAGCGGCCAGGGCAAGGACAAGGACGACGCCAAAG ACGGCAGAGAGGCGAAGGACTCGGCTAGCACCACTGAGGAACTGGAGCTGGAACTGGAAGCTCTGGACATCGCAGACGAACCTCTGGAACTGGAGGGAGGAGACGAGGTGGAAAATGAAGAACTGGCTAAAAAACTGCTGGACGAACAAG AACAAGAAGACGAGGAGGCCAGCACTGGTTCACACCTGAAGCTGATCGTAGACGCCTTCATCCAGCAGCTTCCCAACTGTGTCAACAGAGACCTCATAGACAAG GCCGCCATGGACTTCTGCATGAACATGAACACCAAATCTAACAGGAGGAAACtggtcagagctctgttcaCCGTCCCGAGACAGAG GTTGGATCTTCTGCCTTTCTACTCCCGTCTGGTGGCGACTCTTCATCCCTGCATGTCTGACGTCGCTGAGGATCTCTGCTCCATGCTGAAGGGAGACTTCAGGTTTCAT ATTCGGAAGAAGGACCAGATCAACATCGAGACGAAAAACAAAACGGTCAGATTCATCGGGGAGCTGGCCAAGTTCAAGATGTTCTCCAAGACTGACACGCTGCACTGTCTGAAG ATGCTGCTGTCTGACTTCACCCACCACCACATCGAGATGGTGTGTACGCTGCTGGAAACCTGCGGCCGCTTCCTGTTCAGATCCCCCGACTCTCACCTGAGAACCAGCGTCCTGCTG GAACAAATGATGCGTAAAAAGCAGGCCCAACATCTGGACGCGCGCTACGTGACGATGGTGGAGAACGCCTACTACTACTGCAACCCTCCACCCATGGAGAAGACggtgaagaagaagaggccTCCGCTGCAGGAATACATCCGTAAGCTGCTCTACAAAGACCTGTCCAAGGTCACCACGGAGAAGGTGCTCCGGCAGATGAGGAAGCTGCCGTGGCAGGACCCCGAGGTGAAGAGCTACCTGATCTGCTGCATGGTCAACATCTGGAACGTCAAGTACAACAGCATCCACTGCGTGGCCAACCTGCTGGCCGGCCTGGTGGCCTACCAGGAGGACGTGGGCATCCACGTGGTGGACGGAGTGCTGGAGGACATCCGGCTGGGCATGGAG GTCAACCAGCCCAAGTTCAACCAGCGTCGCATCAGCAGCGCCAAGTTCCTGGGAGAACTCTACAACTACCGCATGGTGGAGTCGGCCGTCATCTTCCGCACCCTGTTCTCCTTCATCTCCTTCGGGGTGAACCAGGACGGCAGCCCCAGTCCTCTGGACCCTCCAGAACACCTGTTCCGGATCCGGATGGTCTGCACGCTGCTGGACACCTGCGGTCAGTACTTCGACCGAGGATCCAGCAAGAGGAAGCTGGACTGTTTCCTCATCTACTTCCAG CGGTACATCTGGTGGAAGAAGAGCCTGGACGTGTGGACCAAAGACCACCCGTTCCCCATCGACATCGACTACATGATCAGCGACACTCTGGAGCTGCTGAGGCCGAAGATGAGGCTGAGCTGCTCGCTGGACGAAGCCACCAAACACGTGACCGACCTGGAGAGGGAGGTCCTCGTCAAGCTAG GTCTGGCCATGGAGAAGGACGGCCGCTCCAGCGCCATGAGCGAAGGCGAGGTGCTGGACGAGGAAGACGACGACGACGATGAAGAGGGAGGCGCCGAGACCGAGGAGCAGTCAGGCAACGAGAGCGAAATGAACGAACAGGAAGAGGAT GAAGGATCAGAGAACGAGGAAGAGGAGCGGGAGGAAGAGGACGAAGAAAACACCGACTATCTGACCGACTccaataaagaaaatgaaaccgACGAGGAGAACAAT GAGGTAACAATCCGAGGCGGTGGATTAAAACACGTCGCCTGCGCTGAAGACGAGGACTTTATTCAGGCTCTGGATAAGATGATGCTGGAGAACCTGCAG CAGCGTAGCGGCGAGGCGGTGAAGGTCCACCAGCTGGACGTGGCGATTCCTCTGCAGCTGAAGAGCCAGCTGAAGAAAGGCGGATCCGGACAGACCTGCATCGGGGACGGAGAGTCGGACATCTCAGACACCATGCAGTTCGTCATGTTGACCCGCAAAGGCAACAAGCAGCAG TATAAGATCCTGAACGTTCCGCTGTCGTCCCACCTGGCGGCAAATCACTTCAACCAGCAACAGGCCGAGCAGGAGGAACGAATGAGGATGAAGAAACTGACTCTGGACATCAATGAGAGGCAGGAACAGGAGGACTACCAGG AGATGATGCAGTCTCTGGCTCAGCGTCCGGCTCCGGCCAACACCAACCGGGAGCGCCGGCCTCGATACCAGCATCCGAAAGGAGCTCCCAACGCCGACCTCATCTTCAAGACCGGAGGAAG ACGCTGA